One Sciurus carolinensis chromosome 10, mSciCar1.2, whole genome shotgun sequence genomic window carries:
- the Maea gene encoding E3 ubiquitin-protein transferase MAEA isoform X1: MAVQESAAQLSMTLKVQEYPTLKVPYETLNKRFRAAQKNIDRETSHVTMVVAELEKTLSSCPAVDSVVSLLDGVVEKLSVLKRKAVESIQAEDESAKLCKRRIEHLKEHSSDQPAAASMWKRKRMDRMMVEHLLRCGYYSTAVKLARQSGIEDLVNIEMFLTAKEVEESLERRETATCLAWCHDNKSRLRKMKGRQSEHEAKTGRKSRAANGSPKESEDLGMETLKGKPELSCLEFSLRIQEFIELVRQNKRLDAVRHARKHFSQAEGSQLDEVRQVMGMLAFPPDTHISPYKDLLDPARWRMLIQQFRYDNYRLHQLGNNSVFTLTLQAGLSAIKTPQCYKEDGSSKSPDCPVCSRSLNKLAQPLPMAHCANSRLVCKISGDVMNENNPPMMLPNGYVYGYNSLLSIRQDDKVVCPRTKEVFHFSQAEKVYIM, translated from the exons GTGCCCTATGAAACCCTGAATAAACGCTTCCGGGCTGCTCAGAAAAATATCGACCGAGAGACGAGTCACGTCACCATGGTGGTGGCTGAGCTGGAGAAGACCTTGAGTAGCTGCCCAGCCGTGGACTCTGTGGTCAGCCTCCTGGATGGTGTGGTGGAGAAGCTCAGTGTGCTCAAGAGGAAG GCGGTGGAGTCCATCCAGGCCGAGGACGAGAGCGCTAAGCTGTGCAAGCGCAGGATCGAGCACCTCAAGGAGCACAGCAGCGACCAGCCGGCTGCAGCCAGCATGTGGAAGAGGAAGCGCATGGACCGCATGATGGTGGAGCACCTCCTGCGCTGCGGCTACTATAGCACGGCTGTGAAGCTGGCACGCCAGAGTGGCATCGAG GACCTGGTGAACATCGAGATGTTCCTAACAGCCAAAGAGGTAGAGGAGTCCCTGGAGAGGCGGGAGACGGCCACGTGCCTGGCCTGGTGCCATGACAACAAGTCCCGGCTGCGGAAGATGAAG GGCCGCCAAAGCGAGCACGAGGCGAAGACGGGACGAAAGAGTAGAGCCGCCAATGGCTCCCCTAAAGAGAGTGAGGATCTTGGTATGGAAACCCTAAAAGGAAAGCCAGAATTG AGCTGCCTGGAGTTCAGCCTCAGGATCCAGGAGTTCATCGAGCTCGTTCGGCAGAACAAGCGCCTCGATGCCGTAAG aCATGCAAGAAAGCACTTCAGTCAGGCCGAAGGGAGCCAGCTGGATGAGGTCCGCCAGGTCATGGGCATGCTGGCCTTCCCGCCAGACACTCACATCTCCCCTTACAAG GACCTTTTGGACCCTGCCCGGTGGCGGATGCTGATCCAGCAGTTCCGATATGACAACTACCGGCTGCACCAGCTGGGGAACAACTCGGTGTTCACCCTTACCCTGCAGGCTGGCCTCTCGGCCATTAAGACACC GCAGTGCTACAAGGAGGACGGCAGCTCCAAGAGCCCTGACTGCCCAGTGTGCAGCCGCTCCCTCAACAAGCTGGCGCAGCCCCTGCCCATGGCACACTGCGCCAACTCACGCCTGGTCTGCAAGATCTCCGGCGACGTCATGAATGAGAACAACCCACCCATGATGCTGCCCAATGGCTACGTCTACGGCTACAAC TCTCTGCTTTCTATCCGTCAAGATGATAAAGTTGTTTGCCCAAGAACCAAAGAAGTCTTCCACTTCTCACAAGCCGAGAAAGTATACATCATGTAG
- the Maea gene encoding E3 ubiquitin-protein transferase MAEA isoform X2, which yields MAVQESAAQLSMTLKVQEYPTLKVPYETLNKRFRAAQKNIDRETSHVTMVVAELEKTLSSCPAVDSVVSLLDGVVEKLSVLKRKAVESIQAEDESAKLCKRRIEHLKEHSSDQPAAASMWKRKRMDRMMVEHLLRCGYYSTAVKLARQSGIEDLVNIEMFLTAKEVEESLERRETATCLAWCHDNKSRLRKMKSCLEFSLRIQEFIELVRQNKRLDAVRHARKHFSQAEGSQLDEVRQVMGMLAFPPDTHISPYKDLLDPARWRMLIQQFRYDNYRLHQLGNNSVFTLTLQAGLSAIKTPQCYKEDGSSKSPDCPVCSRSLNKLAQPLPMAHCANSRLVCKISGDVMNENNPPMMLPNGYVYGYNSLLSIRQDDKVVCPRTKEVFHFSQAEKVYIM from the exons GTGCCCTATGAAACCCTGAATAAACGCTTCCGGGCTGCTCAGAAAAATATCGACCGAGAGACGAGTCACGTCACCATGGTGGTGGCTGAGCTGGAGAAGACCTTGAGTAGCTGCCCAGCCGTGGACTCTGTGGTCAGCCTCCTGGATGGTGTGGTGGAGAAGCTCAGTGTGCTCAAGAGGAAG GCGGTGGAGTCCATCCAGGCCGAGGACGAGAGCGCTAAGCTGTGCAAGCGCAGGATCGAGCACCTCAAGGAGCACAGCAGCGACCAGCCGGCTGCAGCCAGCATGTGGAAGAGGAAGCGCATGGACCGCATGATGGTGGAGCACCTCCTGCGCTGCGGCTACTATAGCACGGCTGTGAAGCTGGCACGCCAGAGTGGCATCGAG GACCTGGTGAACATCGAGATGTTCCTAACAGCCAAAGAGGTAGAGGAGTCCCTGGAGAGGCGGGAGACGGCCACGTGCCTGGCCTGGTGCCATGACAACAAGTCCCGGCTGCGGAAGATGAAG AGCTGCCTGGAGTTCAGCCTCAGGATCCAGGAGTTCATCGAGCTCGTTCGGCAGAACAAGCGCCTCGATGCCGTAAG aCATGCAAGAAAGCACTTCAGTCAGGCCGAAGGGAGCCAGCTGGATGAGGTCCGCCAGGTCATGGGCATGCTGGCCTTCCCGCCAGACACTCACATCTCCCCTTACAAG GACCTTTTGGACCCTGCCCGGTGGCGGATGCTGATCCAGCAGTTCCGATATGACAACTACCGGCTGCACCAGCTGGGGAACAACTCGGTGTTCACCCTTACCCTGCAGGCTGGCCTCTCGGCCATTAAGACACC GCAGTGCTACAAGGAGGACGGCAGCTCCAAGAGCCCTGACTGCCCAGTGTGCAGCCGCTCCCTCAACAAGCTGGCGCAGCCCCTGCCCATGGCACACTGCGCCAACTCACGCCTGGTCTGCAAGATCTCCGGCGACGTCATGAATGAGAACAACCCACCCATGATGCTGCCCAATGGCTACGTCTACGGCTACAAC TCTCTGCTTTCTATCCGTCAAGATGATAAAGTTGTTTGCCCAAGAACCAAAGAAGTCTTCCACTTCTCACAAGCCGAGAAAGTATACATCATGTAG